In one window of Desulforegula conservatrix Mb1Pa DNA:
- the cysS gene encoding cysteine--tRNA ligase: protein MTHSILDFIGNTPLIEISRLNPNPSKVKIFAKLEYMNPGGSIKDRAALYLINEAEKSGDLTHDKIVVEATSGNTGIGLALVCAVKGYRLLLTMSEAASVERQKILRARGAEILLTPGQMGTDGAIEEAYRLGRENPSLYFVTDQFNNEANWMAHYRGTAEEIWNQTDGRITHFIATMGTTGTLMGCSRRLKEFNPEIRIIGVEPYLGHKIQGLKNLREAYVPEIFDKKRLDEKLNIEDEEAYEMARRLSKEEGLFVGMSSGAAMAMAVRKAKELEEGIIVVIFPDSGERYLSTSLFTVQTPLDFKLFNTLTRRKEVIEPILPGKINMYSCGPTAHDVMHLGECRRFVFADLIYRYLAYHGFEVNHVINITDMDDKTIEKSEKTGQSLADFTEHYIKLFKDDCDFLNIIPAKKYPKVSEHLGDMVEMTEKLVEKGVAYEKYHSIYFDISKISEYGGLSGVDLEKIRLGATVDLDEYEKENPRDFTLFRRIRLSELKRGIYIKTKWGNVRPSWHIQCAAMSMKYLGGTFDIHTSSIHLLFPHHENEMAIAMALTGKPLANSWAHCERVISEGRIVDDKGFRLTLRDLIEKGWNSRVIRFWFLSTHYRKPLTYSDSSLEAASKSLSRIDLCISSILGYQGGTPHHDIDQFVYDIRKEFNDAMDDDMNISEVMAALFKAVKKVNSLVLEKRISSEDAVKILDAFRKIDGVLGVMVFSVTAESPEINALIEERNLARSNKDWERSDRIRDRLIALGVVVQDERS, encoded by the coding sequence ATGACCCACTCAATTCTTGATTTTATCGGCAATACCCCACTTATTGAAATCAGTAGACTTAATCCTAATCCTTCGAAGGTAAAGATCTTTGCCAAGCTTGAATATATGAATCCGGGCGGATCCATAAAGGACAGGGCAGCTCTTTATCTGATAAACGAGGCTGAAAAATCAGGGGACCTGACCCATGACAAGATCGTCGTGGAAGCGACAAGCGGCAACACAGGAATAGGACTTGCCCTGGTTTGTGCAGTTAAAGGATACAGGCTTCTTCTGACGATGTCAGAGGCCGCAAGTGTGGAGCGGCAGAAGATTTTAAGGGCAAGAGGCGCTGAAATACTGCTTACTCCCGGCCAGATGGGTACTGACGGAGCAATTGAAGAGGCTTATCGCCTTGGCAGAGAGAATCCATCTTTATATTTTGTTACTGACCAGTTCAATAATGAAGCTAACTGGATGGCTCATTACCGTGGAACTGCCGAAGAAATATGGAATCAGACAGATGGCAGAATCACCCATTTCATTGCGACTATGGGAACCACAGGCACTCTTATGGGGTGTTCAAGAAGACTTAAGGAGTTCAATCCTGAAATCAGAATAATAGGCGTTGAGCCATATCTTGGTCACAAGATCCAGGGCCTCAAAAATCTTCGTGAAGCCTATGTTCCTGAAATATTCGATAAAAAACGTCTTGATGAAAAACTTAATATCGAAGACGAAGAAGCGTATGAAATGGCAAGAAGACTTTCTAAAGAAGAAGGCCTTTTTGTCGGAATGAGCAGTGGCGCGGCCATGGCAATGGCTGTCAGAAAAGCAAAAGAACTGGAAGAGGGTATTATCGTCGTAATTTTTCCTGACAGCGGAGAACGCTACCTCAGCACCTCTCTTTTTACAGTGCAGACTCCTCTTGATTTCAAACTCTTTAATACACTCACAAGGCGCAAGGAAGTTATCGAGCCAATTCTTCCAGGAAAGATAAATATGTATTCATGCGGCCCTACTGCCCATGATGTCATGCATCTTGGTGAATGCCGCAGATTTGTCTTTGCTGATCTTATCTACAGATATCTTGCTTATCATGGGTTTGAAGTCAACCATGTCATTAATATTACGGACATGGATGACAAAACCATAGAAAAGTCTGAAAAGACAGGGCAGAGCCTTGCTGATTTTACAGAGCACTATATAAAGCTTTTTAAAGATGATTGTGATTTTCTGAATATCATTCCAGCAAAAAAATATCCAAAAGTGTCAGAACATCTTGGAGATATGGTGGAAATGACAGAAAAGCTTGTCGAAAAGGGTGTGGCTTACGAAAAATACCATTCCATTTATTTCGATATTTCAAAAATTTCCGAATACGGCGGGCTTTCAGGCGTTGATCTTGAAAAAATAAGGCTCGGTGCCACTGTTGATCTTGATGAATATGAAAAGGAAAATCCCAGGGATTTTACTTTATTTAGAAGAATAAGGCTTTCAGAGCTTAAACGCGGAATCTATATCAAGACCAAGTGGGGGAATGTCAGGCCTTCATGGCATATTCAGTGTGCGGCAATGTCCATGAAATATCTTGGCGGAACATTTGATATACATACAAGCAGCATTCATCTTCTTTTTCCTCACCACGAGAATGAAATGGCAATTGCCATGGCACTCACAGGCAAACCGCTTGCAAATTCATGGGCACATTGTGAAAGGGTTATTTCCGAAGGCAGGATTGTTGATGACAAAGGATTCAGGCTTACTCTCAGAGATCTTATCGAGAAGGGTTGGAATTCAAGGGTTATCAGATTCTGGTTCTTGTCCACTCACTACAGAAAGCCTTTGACTTATAGTGATTCGAGTCTTGAGGCCGCTTCAAAGAGTCTTTCAAGAATAGATTTATGTATTAGCTCCATTCTCGGATACCAGGGCGGAACTCCTCATCATGATATTGATCAGTTTGTCTATGATATCAGGAAGGAATTCAATGATGCCATGGATGACGATATGAATATTTCTGAAGTCATGGCTGCTCTTTTCAAGGCTGTGAAAAAGGTTAATTCCCTTGTGCTTGAAAAGAGAATTTCATCAGAAGATGCAGTTAAAATTCTTGATGCTTTCAGGAAAATAGATGGGGTTCTTGGGGTAATGGTTTTTTCAGTTACAGCTGAAAGTCCTGAAATTAATGCCCTTATAGAAGAAAGAAATCTTGCCAGATCCAATAAGGATTGGGAAAGGTCAGATAGAATAAGAGACAGGCTGATAGCGCTTGGCGTTGTTGTCCAGGATGAGAGGTCATAA
- a CDS encoding VOC family protein produces the protein MLNNVDHINIVVSDLEKSVEFYTQVLGFKEIRRGHLEGEWIEKVTGLKSILADVVFISMDSGPRIELLCYKTPEGKCFGPNSMPNTIGLRHIAFQVDDMEAAVKKIRAAGVKIVGGPATVPEYIIAHDSGRKTLCYFLDPDGTLLELAHYSKA, from the coding sequence ATGCTGAACAATGTTGACCATATAAATATTGTGGTGTCTGACCTTGAAAAATCGGTTGAATTTTACACCCAGGTATTAGGATTCAAGGAAATTAGAAGGGGTCATCTTGAGGGCGAATGGATTGAAAAAGTAACCGGCCTCAAAAGTATATTAGCAGATGTGGTTTTTATAAGTATGGATTCAGGCCCCAGAATCGAGCTTCTCTGCTATAAAACCCCTGAAGGAAAATGCTTTGGGCCTAATTCTATGCCAAACACCATTGGCCTAAGACATATTGCTTTCCAAGTGGATGATATGGAGGCTGCGGTAAAAAAAATAAGGGCGGCTGGTGTTAAAATTGTGGGAGGCCCGGCAACTGTTCCTGAATACATAATCGCCCATGATTCAGGCAGAAAAACCCTGTGTTATTTCTTAGACCCAGACGGAACGCTTCTTGAGCTTGCCCATTACTCCAAAGCCTGA
- a CDS encoding type II toxin-antitoxin system PemK/MazF family toxin: protein MYKRCGIYQVSLSQCWEENSSVSPCLVISNNISNGFSPVLTVAPLIFSSLDKIYEFETFLPAVSNGLGKDAKISSHIILTINKTRVIGERIAFLPKSIMSNVDKTLRTHLDLL, encoded by the coding sequence ATGTATAAACGTTGTGGAATATATCAGGTGAGCCTTTCGCAGTGCTGGGAAGAAAATTCATCTGTTTCTCCTTGTCTTGTTATCAGCAATAATATCAGCAACGGATTTTCACCTGTGCTTACTGTTGCTCCGCTTATATTTTCAAGCCTTGACAAGATCTACGAGTTCGAGACATTTCTTCCCGCCGTATCAAATGGTCTTGGAAAAGATGCAAAGATAAGTTCCCACATAATCTTGACCATTAACAAAACCAGAGTGATAGGAGAGCGGATAGCCTTTTTGCCAAAATCGATCATGTCTAATGTTGACAAGACCCTGCGTACGCACCTTGATTTATTGTAG
- a CDS encoding MBL fold metallo-hydrolase: MPNSRNTPLKTGRFLGIHSIPAYISTIFLAEYENALLLLDAGCKCDVKRVVDFIKHGLNRPISDLKLVISSHTHPDHAGGIQYFRKRYGIPVAGPHNLNDWYSGFGGYIQHKVDTALGYWVAKVYNRKFEDMFYGRSYELDFKLRDGIRLPFFSDWTVYETPGHTSHDIVVHNRKEKILYVGDLCLMVNGKFIPPFPVSYPEVMKKSLKKIESLRSEKVLLAHGGFLTPRKLTTITEAIAKQICRGIPKHLKPLTHFEGINGEAHRKP, translated from the coding sequence ATGCCAAATAGCAGAAATACTCCACTAAAAACAGGCCGATTTCTTGGGATTCATTCGATTCCAGCCTATATATCCACTATTTTTCTTGCTGAATATGAAAATGCTCTTCTTCTTCTTGATGCAGGTTGCAAATGCGATGTCAAAAGAGTCGTGGATTTTATAAAACATGGCTTAAATAGGCCGATATCAGACCTTAAGCTTGTGATATCAAGCCATACCCATCCTGATCACGCAGGTGGCATCCAATATTTCAGAAAAAGATATGGAATTCCGGTTGCAGGCCCTCATAATCTGAATGACTGGTATTCAGGGTTTGGCGGCTATATCCAGCACAAGGTTGATACTGCGCTCGGATACTGGGTTGCAAAGGTTTATAACAGAAAATTCGAGGATATGTTTTATGGCAGGAGCTATGAGCTTGATTTTAAGCTTAGAGATGGTATCAGACTTCCTTTTTTTTCTGACTGGACAGTCTATGAAACACCTGGCCACACAAGCCATGACATAGTTGTCCATAACAGAAAGGAAAAAATTCTTTATGTTGGCGATCTGTGTCTTATGGTGAACGGTAAATTTATTCCTCCTTTTCCAGTAAGCTACCCAGAAGTAATGAAAAAATCCCTGAAAAAAATTGAGTCATTGAGATCTGAAAAGGTTCTTCTGGCCCACGGAGGGTTTCTTACTCCGCGCAAGCTTACAACCATTACAGAAGCCATTGCGAAGCAGATATGCAGAGGAATTCCAAAGCATCTGAAGCCTTTGACTCATTTTGAGGGAATAAACGGAGAAGCCCACAGAAAGCCATGA